The Moorena producens PAL-8-15-08-1 genomic interval GCACTTGCTGACCCACATAAGACGCAAAGGTTTCAGGGGCTAAGCCAGCAACCATAATCTGGTCATAGTACACTGACTCATAACCTAAGGAATGGAGTCGGAAGGCCGTGTGACAATCTTCTGTAACGGTTTCAACAGCAATTCCCCCAATCTCCAGCGCATGGGTTTTGCGAATTACCGCTGCTGAGCCACAGAAAAAGGAAGCATTCCAGAAGTCATTGCCCTTTTGTAGTACTTTATAAAAGAGTTCATTCATCACTGGAATCTCACCCTTAGTCTGCAGATTTCGCTCAAAGGGGTCGGGGTTAAAGAACCAGTGGGGGGTTTGCACAAAGGATACGTTTGGGTTGTAGAAAAACCCGACTGTGCGCATCAGAAATTTTCGCGCTGGGATGTGATCGCAGTCCAGAATCAATACCAGATCGCCCTTGGTAGTCTTAAAAGCTGTGTTGATATTACCTGCCTTGGCATGATCATTGTTAGGTCTAGTCAGCATTTTACAGCCGATTTCTTCGCACATCTGCTTCAACTTTTTGCGACGCTCTGGATACTTTCTGCCATCATCTAAGACATAGACTTGTTTTTTATCCTCCGGATAGTCCATAGCCAGAGCGGCTACTGCTGTATTGCGGACAATTTCCACAGGCTCGTTGTAGGTTGGAATGTAGATATCAACCTTGAACCATTGGTCTTGAGGATAGTTAGCCAGATCAACGATTTCTCGGTCTTTGATTTTGAGAGTTTGAAAATAAGCTAGCACTAGGGTTAGAATTGCATACAATTCCGCCCCCAACAACAGCACACAGAAAAACCCGTTGATCCAAGTATCAAAATTTAGGGTATAGGCAAAGCGATAGTATAGGTAGCGCATGGTGGTCACCAGGCTCAGCCATACTAAAAACAGATGAAAATACTCACTGACTGTTTTATCAGATTGTTTGGCTTCAGTGCGCACTACCACTTGACCAACCAATATTAGTGCGATCGCTACAATCCCCTGCTGCCTGACTGTTAGGGGTGTAGTAATCAGGGGTATGGATAGCAACACCAGCAGCAAAATCAGCCACCACAAGTGATTCGACCCTAGCCGTGCTAGGACTCGGTCAAAAAACCGAGGTAGGCGATCAACGAGTAATGTAATTAAAGGGGATCGACGAGGGCGATTTTGCCTATTTCTCGATTGTTTGAATAAGGAAAAAGACATAGCAATTTATAGCATTTTGATTTGAGATGTGAAACTAATATTGATTAACAAAGGGAACAGGGAACAGGGAACAGGGAACAGGGAACAGGGAACATTACTAAAGATATCGCCGTATTTTTTTGTGTTATTTATAAATCATAATTTGGTTTTATGATCTATTTTTAAATGCTATATAGGTTATGTAATAATTAGTGATTAGTAATTAGTGATTACTCATTTTTAAGTCAGTGAAATTTTAATCTAATAGCATTCAGTATTCAGCATTCAGCTATCAACTTATGGGCTAAGTCCACGCTCAGCGAACAGCCGTTGGCCAACGGCCAACGGCTGACCACTGACCACTGACCACTGACCACTGACTACTGACCACTGACGGCTGAGGGCTGAACGCGCACGCACCTCAAGTAGCGCATATGCTTACTCATAGCATCTAATAGACAAAAAATAGTAAAGACTAATCAAGACTAAAGACTAATCACTAATCACTAATTACTAATGACTTTTTTGATCTGTCACACGCTTGAGGTACAACTGGCTAATGCCATAAAGCAGGAAGGTTACGCCCAGAATACCTAAAGCTAGGAACCACCAGTTTTGTTGGAGGAAGAAGGATGCTTTACTGAGGGCAGAGGTTTTTTCAATGCGTTTTTTAGAACGGGCTAGTTCAAAAAACTCTAGCTTATAGGCATCGGGGTCATAACCAGCAGGGTCTTGTTGATAACTACTAACTAAAACCGTATCCTTCTGCAACTGGTAGAACCAAGAATCTTTAGTGAGAATCTGCCGCACCCGGTCTAAGCCATTTTCCGTTTGACCACTCAAAGCCAAAAGTACCCGCTGATTGTTATAGGGAGACATGATTTCTTTAATTACCCCTTCACTATCCGGTAGAGTCTGGACACTAGCTTCACCCCACTGACGTCCTAGAGCATTACTCAAACGCAAACCACTTGACTCAAATACCTCTGGAAAGGGAAATTCCTCTCTGGTGCCAATTCCGACCAGATTCCGCTTCCTCCTGATCTGATCAGGCAATTGTTCAATGGTGTAAACATCCAGCTGTACTGAATCTGCCTTACTTAGACGTCCTAAACGTTCACTGACAGCTAGGAGGGTGAGCAGATCGGTATCAGATGGTGTCTCTGACAACACGATCGCTGTATTGGACAAATCTTGAGGAGCTGCAAATGGGTAACCTACTTGCAACAGTTCTAGATTAGGTAGTTGAACTGACGGCTCCCGATTAACTTTGAAGTTGGTCTCACCATGAACCGTACCGGTTAGTTGTTGATCCGTAATTTTACCACACTCCTCTGGTTCCCTGGGGTTCAGCCGGAAAGCGACTTTGATTTTAGAGGTGGGTTTAATCAGATTGGCAGGAAGATCAACTTTGAGAGTTTCTCGCTGTGAGCCATCCCTCTTAGTCAAGCGTTTACCACCAATTAGTACATCATCTAGTAAGACTTCTACAGCAGAGGTGCGAGGATTGACCTGGGGACCATAGCTGTATACTAAATTCATGGAACTGCCCCGTTTAAACCGATCATCCGGTAAGGCACGAAAATCAAACTCTACCGGTGGTGCTGCAGTGCCTCGCACTGTGACGTCCTTAAAGGGTTTACCATTGGGCTGAGTAGCAATGTCTTCTAGAGTAAAGGAATTTTCTTCTGGCAAATAACCAGGCCAATTGCGGGAGGATGGTATTGGTACATCCCGAACCTGATCTACGAAAATTAATTGACCTGTGCCAAGTTTACTGGTGTCTGGCTGTACTAAAAACTGGGCAGCCTTTTTCACGCCATCTGGGCCATTGCCAGTCACCACCAAGACCGGGTTACTGCCATCATTGACTGTGGTAAGTGCTAGCACACCGACATCATCGGGTAAGGGAATCTGATTCCCATCTAAAATCTGATTCCCGGAGAAGGTAAAGGGCAGTGCTAAAGACTTCAAAACTGCTTGATCCCCAGGAGTCCCCATCACAACTAAACTATCGCCCCACTCTAATTCGTCTATAGTCTCTACCAAACGGGTGGTAATGGGACGGAAGTCAGCCAACCTGCCTAAGGAAGCCTGTAAGCGAGGCGCAGCAGTCAACCAAGATTCTAAGGACTCCACGGATCGGGTCTGGACATTCCCCTGCGGCAGCATATAAGCAATGCGATTGGCATCTAAGCTGAGTTGATCAAAGAAAGGATAAGGATAGCGACTGAAGTTTAGGGGAATAGGTTCAACTTGGTATTGAAAGATTAATTTTGAATCCGGCAAAACCTCAGTCCACAACGTGGCATCCCCTCCATCCGTACAGCCAGTGGTGTTGTGTTGCTGGGCTACTAGGGAAAGTTCATTGTAGTCCTGGATCAGGGTCGTTGGGATAGCAAACATGACGTTAGCCACCTGAGACTGCTTGCGGTTGAGAGGGACACTGGCCACACTGGTGCCATTAATCCGCAAGGTCAGGTTAGAGCGATTTGCCATCAGGGCTGGTGAATGCTGGAAACGGATTAAGGCTTTGGCGGTTTTTACATTCCAACCCCGAGGACGAGTAAAGCCCAGTCTTGCTTCGGAATAAACCCCCCGCATCCGGAGGCGATTGCCTACAATCGGAGAGCGGTTAAATTGCAAGATGTACTCACTTAATGGGATATTCGGCGTAGAAGCAATTGGATTTGGAGTAGATTGGGGCTGTGAACGAGGTCGGGCCTGGGAGCGGGGTTGGGTCCGTGGCTGAGTTCGGGCAGCTGGCCGAGGTCGGGCGGGAGCAACCCTGGCTGGGGCTGGATTAGAGCGTCTTTGTCGTGGCGCTGCCGGAGCAGCTTTTGGTCTAGGTCGGGCAGCTGGCCGAGGACGAGGACGAGGTTTAGGTTTGTAGACTGGAGCCTTAGTGGGGGTTTTGGGTAAGGTGTATTTCTGGATGAACTGGTCTTCCTGTCTTCTGAGGTTACCCTCCCCTTGAGCTCTGGTCAGGGTAGTACCGATGCCCAGGGTTAACACCATGCTTGCACATAACAGCAACAAGGATAATCTAGGACCATAGAGAGCACGTCGTTGATGATTATTCCTAGGATCTTGGGCTTGGGAGCGGCGAAACAAGAATTTCATAATTGTAATAATAAAGAATACTAGGAGAATACTAAGAGAACCATGTATTTATAAAGTTAAGTTGTATTGTTTAGGCTTAACTTTAACCATTGAGACCATTTTTGTCACCTGTATCACCTGATTGATGGCTATAGATTGATCGGTATAGTTATCGGTATAGATTGATCGGTATAGTTATCGGTATAGTTACTGGTATGTTTCAACTATTCCCGTCCCTAACTGGGATTTAACAGGTTGCCGTCGATGGCTGTGGTAGGTAATAACCCTAACCAAGCTAAGTTTTGGGTATAATAGGCCGATTGATCATCCCAAATCCCTTCCTGATATTGTGGTATTAGTTTCTGCTCTATCAATTCTCTAGCCATGGCTGGCTCAATTAAACGTAGGGCAGAATAAAGCATGGCGTATTGGGAAGTGGCTTCGTAAGTCACAGTTGGTTTTCCCTGGATGTCAATCCTGGCGGGCAGCTTTGAGGAAGAACGCCACAGGGATTGCAAATGCTGGGTGGCAGTACCGAGATAGGCAAATGCTTCTGGGGTATTGAACCAAGCTGCATCCCAAGCAACCCTCCACCAGACTCGGTAGGCATCAAAGCTATAAGAACTTTTGAGTGGACTGTCTGGTGGCAATGGCTGGAATTGACCAGTTTGGGTGTCAAGGGCTATCCAATCGCTGGGTAAGCCTACAGCAGAAACCTGGGAAGACTCTTTTAACACCTGGTAACTACTATCCACCAAACTTAACCAGTCATGGTTGGGGTCAACTTGGGCAAAGAGACGAAAGGAGAAAGGAGCAAGATATGAGGGGTTGAGATATAGAGTTGATGGAGAAGGGACAAAGGCTGCTACAGGTCCTGGCAAAAGATAGCGCTTTCCCCTTACCTCTTTGGTGGAAAAGTT includes:
- a CDS encoding cellulose biosynthesis cyclic di-GMP-binding regulatory protein BcsB is translated as MKFLFRRSQAQDPRNNHQRRALYGPRLSLLLLCASMVLTLGIGTTLTRAQGEGNLRRQEDQFIQKYTLPKTPTKAPVYKPKPRPRPRPAARPRPKAAPAAPRQRRSNPAPARVAPARPRPAARTQPRTQPRSQARPRSQPQSTPNPIASTPNIPLSEYILQFNRSPIVGNRLRMRGVYSEARLGFTRPRGWNVKTAKALIRFQHSPALMANRSNLTLRINGTSVASVPLNRKQSQVANVMFAIPTTLIQDYNELSLVAQQHNTTGCTDGGDATLWTEVLPDSKLIFQYQVEPIPLNFSRYPYPFFDQLSLDANRIAYMLPQGNVQTRSVESLESWLTAAPRLQASLGRLADFRPITTRLVETIDELEWGDSLVVMGTPGDQAVLKSLALPFTFSGNQILDGNQIPLPDDVGVLALTTVNDGSNPVLVVTGNGPDGVKKAAQFLVQPDTSKLGTGQLIFVDQVRDVPIPSSRNWPGYLPEENSFTLEDIATQPNGKPFKDVTVRGTAAPPVEFDFRALPDDRFKRGSSMNLVYSYGPQVNPRTSAVEVLLDDVLIGGKRLTKRDGSQRETLKVDLPANLIKPTSKIKVAFRLNPREPEECGKITDQQLTGTVHGETNFKVNREPSVQLPNLELLQVGYPFAAPQDLSNTAIVLSETPSDTDLLTLLAVSERLGRLSKADSVQLDVYTIEQLPDQIRRKRNLVGIGTREEFPFPEVFESSGLRLSNALGRQWGEASVQTLPDSEGVIKEIMSPYNNQRVLLALSGQTENGLDRVRQILTKDSWFYQLQKDTVLVSSYQQDPAGYDPDAYKLEFFELARSKKRIEKTSALSKASFFLQQNWWFLALGILGVTFLLYGISQLYLKRVTDQKSH
- a CDS encoding glycosyl hydrolase family 8, translated to MSYNTRQPLFMGRIFMGRTKSVSIVTLTIMLSLLGCAPHQLSRRSPTPSPPKSSPSKTSSVYREYPEPEAPQTPLLIDQSTIIAESWTVYKEKFIQKDGRVIDYEASDRSTSEGQAYGMLRAVIADDPTTFALTLQWSQNNLKRSGTNGTLEDKLWVWKWGRDQSGNWGAIDRNFASDADIDAATALILASRRWNRPEYLDLALTKLEDLWNFSTKEVRGKRYLLPGPVAAFVPSPSTLYLNPSYLAPFSFRLFAQVDPNHDWLSLVDSSYQVLKESSQVSAVGLPSDWIALDTQTGQFQPLPPDSPLKSSYSFDAYRVWWRVAWDAAWFNTPEAFAYLGTATQHLQSLWRSSSKLPARIDIQGKPTVTYEATSQYAMLYSALRLIEPAMARELIEQKLIPQYQEGIWDDQSAYYTQNLAWLGLLPTTAIDGNLLNPS